One window of the Rosa rugosa chromosome 3, drRosRugo1.1, whole genome shotgun sequence genome contains the following:
- the LOC133737397 gene encoding disease resistance protein RPV1-like — translation MAIQLRASSSFSSVPFSTRSYTHDVFLSFRGEDTRYGFTDDQLPRGEEISETLLRAIEGSKLSLIVFSENYASSKWCLDELEHILECRRSKNQMVRPIFYKVDPSDVRHQTGKFGEAVGEHERRFKDDMDKVLRWRASLSEAANLSGLRFSGTGYEYAFIDKIVEEITAQVKEPICLDMPKCQVGLDS, via the exons ATGGCCATCCAATTGAGAGCTTCTTCCTCATTCTCTTCTGTTCCTTTTTCCACCCGTTCATACACACACGATGTGTTTCTGAGTTTCAGGGGCGAGGATACTCGCTACGGTTTCACAG ATGATCAGCTTCCAAGAGGAGAGGAAATATCAGAAACACTTCTCCGAGCCATTGAAGGATCAAAGCTCTCCCTCATCGTCTTCTCCGAAAACTATGCATCCTCAAAGTGGTGTTTGGATGAACTAGAACATATCCTTGAATGTAGAAGATCAAAGAACCAAATGGTTCGGCCAATCTTTTACAAAGTGGATCCATCGGACGTAAGACACCAAACAGGCAAATTTGGTGAGGCAGTTGGAGAGCACGAACGCAGATTCAAGGATGACATGGACAAGGTGTTAAGATGGAGAGCATCTCTTTCAGAAGCAGCAAATTTATCTGGGTTGCGTTTCTCGGGCACCGG GTATGAATATGCATTTATTGATAAAATTGTTGAAGAGATTACCGCACAAGTAAAAGAACCTATCTGTTTGGATATGCCAAAGTGCCAAGTTGGGCTAGACTCTTAG